The DNA sequence CGAGGTAGATGGTCTAACTTTTAGCTGTTTGATTTTCCTAAAGTTCATTACTGCTATTTCATTACATTATGTTTTTCATTGGAGTAATCAAATGCCTGATATGAAGACTGAAGAGCGCATATATTTCAAATAGTTCTCGAGATGAACGTATACCAAAATATATGATCATTGTTTTATGTAGCTATAAATGATTTGGTAGATCTAATAGTTTATCTTTTATGCAAACAGGATATAGAAAATAATTCAGAAAATTCTGAAGAAGAAGAGGCACCTGAGATAACCCAGTGGGAAGCTATAGGGTGGCTTGCTGTTTTGACAATATGGATATCGGTGCTGTCTGGATATCTTGTAGATGCCATCGAGGTGATCTATTtgcctttttccttttcttttttcgttTCTTTCTTTTAAGGTATATACCAGTTTTATAAAGGTATATGTACCTCCTAGTTCTTAGATGCTTTATCATGACACCCTTCTGAGGTTATCAGAGAAAAATTTATCCGATAACAGATAACCTCGCGGCAGTAGACCTCCAGATATCGACTGCCTTACTTTTCCTTGTCCAATCCTCATGATGCCTTTTGGTTCCACTGCGAAGCCCACGCCACAAAAAAGTTGGCTAATGATCAGACATGGGGAATCATGAAATGAAGTTAGAGATTTGAATTGTATGTCCTTTTGTCCCAAGGGTCTGTAGAAGTGAAACTGAAAATATGATTAATTTGCCTTTAGAAAATTAGTTCAGAAAATTAATCTATGTAACACAGATCCTGAAGGGTGTCATGTCGAGCACACGCATGAAGACATCAAGGCATGAAACTTTTAAAAATCGAGGGAACGTGTCCATGGTTGGATACGGTGTCATAAATATTGAACATGTATTAGTATTAAGTACCCAAGGGTGTGGCTTAGCGGCCAATGAAGTGGGAGCAAAACCCTAATAGACCATTGTTCAAATTCCTATAGACGCAAAAACATTAGGTGATTTATTTCCGACTGCCTAAGTAGATAGATTACTTGGTACCTGGTGCTTGTGTTGGTGGGAGGCAGTAGGTACTCAGTGGAATAATGCGGGTGTGCATAAGCTGAGCCAGACATTACATTTATTTTAGAAAAAAGTATTAGTGGCTAAGGAACTGGAAACAACACATAACAAAAATACAATTATCCATAGATCTTACTAATGCATGCATATGCGCAAGGTACCAAATAAAGCATATACGGGAACATAGGAAAAAACTATAATGTAATAAACAATTTAAAATGTTAACAGAGCTGCAAAGGAGAGAACAAGCAGAACAGTAGAATCCAACCAGGTGTATTCATACTTCACACACGGTAAAGAAAAGCAAGATAGGAGCACAAAAATTTGAACCTGGTTTGTCCTTTTCTCAAACCAGGTGAAGAAAAAGAAGCCTGGAACTCTGAAAAAATAAGAACAGCATTGTGTCAAGATAGATCACACCCCCTTGGGGCACGGCCCTTCTCTTGGACCCTGCTTGAACGTGGGATGCTTCGTACACCGTGCTACCCTTTATTGAATCAAGATAGAGCCACAAAATTTCCAACACAATTTCATTGTTGCGACAGAAGCTTATTTAGCTCTGACTTAATTGATTTACAGTCTCCCATAAGCACCTAATAAAGTGAAGCTACATGCTTAATGCAGAAGGACTCAATATTAGCTTTGAATCCTTTAGTGACtttgatttttgttcttcgcaGTAATTTATCCATGTCACTAATATTTTTTCAGGGTGCATCTGACTCGTTGAACATGCCCATGTCCTTTATTAGTGTCATCTTGCTTCCAATTGTAGGAAATGCGGCAGAACACGCCAGTGCAATCATGTTTGCGATGAAAGATAAGCTTGTGAGTTCTTAGAAAACTAAATTTATTCTCTTTTGCTCCAAAATAGTTACTAATGCATCCTCTTTGGTAGGACATCACACTTGGAGTTGCAATTGGGTCATCTACTCAGATATCAATGTTTGTGGTAAGACATTTAATGCATTCTGACTATTTGAGGTAACTTTTTAAGTTATTGgatagttttttttaaaaaaaaataatattgatCCTTGTATGGATTTTTCTGATTACTCTCCTGAGAGCACCTAACTTTTCTGTATCACTGTAAATTTTGGTCAGTCAGGTTATATTTTTATTCGAGATAGATAGTAGAGCTTGTGCATTTTGTTGGTAATTTTATATCCCGTGCTGTTGAAAATGCAGATACCGTTTTGTGTTATCGTTGGTTGGTTTATGGGAAAGCCCATGGACTTGAATTTCCAATTATTTGAGACTGCTACACTCTTCATCACAGTGCTAGTCGTGGCATTCATGCTGCAGGTTTTGCATCCTACGTAGTTCTTTCTTAACACCCCTCACTTTCATCCcctcccaaaaaaaaaagaaattgttcatcttGCCCTGTAAACTTAATTCCTGGGATGTGTAATATAGGCTTGTTGCTAATTTCTGTTGCTTTACACGATGTAGGAAGGTACATCAAACTATTTTAAAGGATTGATGCTGATCCTTTGCTATCTGATTGTTGCTGCAAGTTTCTTTGTACATGTCGATCCATCCAAAGGTAGGCTCCTTCACGTGCCTATGTTATCATATAGCCTTTATGATGCAAAGCTTGTTTGTTTTATCTACTACCACCTATATTTCGGCATTTGATTCGTTAGGAATTTTTTCACTTTCTTTGAATTAGTCTTAAAGTGGCATGTTTTAAATCTGATAATTTTTCTCTTTTGCTTGGATAGAAAAAGTACTAATTCGTGCAAGCTAAACATTACACAGACtgcgtttatatatatatatatatatatatatatatatatatatatatattttattatatttttatttaaaaaaagaagGGTTACAAATGTCACCACTGTCTGGTCACCTTTAATGAGTCCTGAAATGAGTTTTATTTGAATGCTAGATTCCCTTTTCTCAAGCCCCCTTCCTTTAGCTGCATATAGGCGTTAATTGGAACTTGTAAATATGAAAATGCTTATTCTGACATTGGCGAGATGAGGCTTTGTAAGATCCTGCTTTTCTTGACCACTGTCTTTATTAATTATATCCAAATCCCAAGATCACAAAATTGGTAATTAACCTTTGTTGCAATGGACTCTGTGTAGATGGAGACTAAGTAGCCATGGCTATACACATGCCTCAACCAAATGAGCTCCTCGACTCCCGGCAATGAAATGAATAGCAATGAGTCTGGCCAGCAGCACTACCTAAATGATGATTGGGTTGGAGGAATGAAGGGAGTTGCTTGTTACAACAGAATGTTCAAGGTAGTGAGCTATTATTGACTTCTTGAATGTTTTATCCATGTTGTATTATGTATCTTTAGCAGACAAACAATCCCATTATTCCCAGCAATGTAGGAAAGCTGGTTTTAGTCTTCCACTTGGAGAAAAAAGATAGAAAAAGGGGTGAGGGTATAAAACAAATATAtttattcttttctttcttcaaatTGCTGTTCCAAATGTCATAGTTAGGAGATGTAACTGTTGTAAAATTTTCCTATTGTTTCATAGTAATCCTTAGAAAAAAGTTTTCTTTGGATAAAATCAGTGTGTTGTAGCAAGGAGATATCTTTAACTTCAGTACTCTTGCACATAAGGGTCCTTGTCGCGGTCAGTGGAGTAAAGTCGTGATAATTATGTCATAATGTAACTACATACGTATTGAATGCGACATACTACGCGCACCATTATGTTTCCTTACCCCCCTCCGACCCACCCAAATTACTAGTATAATAAAAAGGGAAGTCTGCTTTGCAATTTATGTTTTGAGTGTGTGAATAAAATGTGGTCCAGGATACCAATGAGATGCAAATGCTTTTTCATTGGATAGAGTAATTTTCAGCATTGTCTGATGAAGCATTTCTGGTAGAACAATATATAGACGGAAGGAAGCTGGTATGGATGATCTTTGACTGAGATTTGAATACCTTAGAATCTGCATCTGGTGGAGAACATTTGGTTTGAAAATGGACAGGTCTCTTCAAATTGGTAAAACTTTAGTGGTTGGGCTCAGCATTTTTAACTGGGATTTGCGAAAGCGACTGACGATACTTCACGCACCAACTATATGTATATTTAGTTTAACTTTTATTATGATTCGTTTGGAATCTAGTGATCTGACTAATTCAAATTCGCGTGTAAATAGCCAGCTATAATGGGTTTTGGTGCTCCTATTTAAGAGGAATTTATTTTTATGGTACAAACTCGAGATCTTTTCTTTTACCATTTCACTCCACCTTTTGGTGGTTCAACTATGTTACTTCTGAGTTTCTTTGATATGTTCACGAAAACCCTTCAAAATATGACCACCTCAATAAAAACTAATTTAATCTTGGCAACTAGCAACTAAACTATTATTGGATTAATTAAGGATATCCTATCTGAAGACGTGGCTGTGGTTATGTCTGTTGGGTGTTGCTGTAGGAGATATATTATGTTTGGTAAAGGGTTTGCCTAGTGTGCGATTCCTATCTGATGGTGTTCCCCCCACTATGCTCATAACTCATAAGCCATAATAACCCCTTTGACAAAAAACAACAGgggattattgttattattattactactctTGACTTTTGAATTATTATTTGGTGATTTGTGATCCCTTTTCCTCCACCATCATGCGCAGAGATGGCTCAGTGCTCGCTAATGGATTATGATTGGCCATTATGATACGACTCCCCGcttgaaataaattaattttttttagatttttattataTACGCAGGCAATATAACTTTTTTTACATTGTCAGTATAGTTTAATGCTTATGTATTGTGCGATAGTAAATTTAGATTAAGGATTAATGCTTACAGTATAGATTTATCATATAAGTGATCTAATTCTATATATATCTTTTGGAATTTTAACCCTATAATATTTGTCCCCGATAATAGATTTGTCGAACCATTCTAAAAGATGACTTGAGAAGCCGTCAAACTCCGGGGATTCAGGCCTCTGCTTTCCCTGCAATTTCTCCAATAAGCAGCCATTGAACATGTCTATATCAACCTGATCACCAATCCTGACTTACTATTAAAAAATTATGTTTAGTTAGCTATATTTTTACACAATCAAAGTACCAAAATTAAACCCTTAATTAAAGAAAAAACTCACTTCCAACCTTCATTCTCTCTCTAAAAAAGAATAATAATTAGAATGGATCCGGAAACTCTTTTAATGGTCAACGAGCCAAGTAATAGTATTAAAATAAGCAAGAGGCCAAGTAATGTCTTGCACACAGATAACAGTTGAAGAACATAACATGTGACTATAGCACAGCTTGTACAGAGAGAAGTCAGCTACATAAAAATCAAAATGGAGCACCAATAAACATACTTAAATGTACGATCTAGGAAAAGGGCCAGACTAAATTAGATCTGATGCACGCAACTTTATTATGCATTTTCACGAGAGATTGTCTTTGTAGGTTGATCGGGTTGCCCCAAGATTCCCTTTCACCAATAAACATACTAtgtcaaaaatatatatactatgtgGCTCttcctccacctctaatggtctgctTTATCATCTGAGACATTTTCCACCTCCCAAATAGTACTACCCATCATGTAGCAAATCGGATAGCAACAAACCCATAATAGCTGATAGGTGCAAGCTACTTTTGAAAATCACAACATGCCATAATAAAAGAGTGTAATAATCTGTTACTTAGTGCAAGTGGgcataaaattaaaataaagaagACAAGTCATATTGGGAGAAAAAGCATTTCAATAAGGAGGAAGTGAGGAGAATAGTATGGTAAAGTCTCTCTCTTTCCCACGTATATTACACGCTTTAGTATATGATGGTGGCAAATATACAAATATCCACAGAATAAAAAAGAAAGTCCACCAAGCTATCCAGCCGTCCCAAAAGTAAACGCTTTATTTCAAGAATTCAGACCTCACCTTTTTTACATAAAAATTGCTCCTTGTCAACATCAaactactctctctctctctctctctctctctctctctctcctcttcATGGGGTTAGACTAAAGTCTTGCACGATCCACAGGACAAAGAAGTTGCAAAAAAATACCCACATGGTTGATTGGAGTATCTTGGCATCTTCAACTGTCTTTCTTCTTGCTCATCTTTAGTTGTCCAAATTAATGATCACGGATAATAAAGACAGCCGCCACCTACAATCTGGTCTGACATATCATCAGTTTCGAGCAGCCATGCTCCTCACTTCTCTTCATTCTTCATCTTTACCCCACCATAACTCTTTTTACCTAATaacagtgacagttcttgtactTCTAATTTCTTCTGCTGCTACTATTTGTCATGCCTCCTGCAATCAACTTGATCGTGATTCTTTGTTATCATTCTCTGTTGCTGTCTCTTCTCCATCTCCTCTGAATTGGTCTTCTTCTATTGATTGTTGCACCTGGGAAGGTGTTGGTTGTGATAATGGTGGCAGAGTAATCAGTCTGTTGCTTCCATCAAGAAGCCTTTTTGGAAGCATTAGACCTTCTATTGCAAACTTGAGCAAACTTGAGCAACTCAGCCTGTCACATAATCGCTTTTTTGGTCCCCTCCCGGATGGATTTTTCGAGTCATTTAGTAGCTTGCAGATCATTGACTTGAGTTATAACCGTTTATCAGGACAATTACCCCTATCTGATAGATTGCCATCACCCATCCAGTTATTAAATCTCTCCAGCAACCACTTCAATGGGACAATCCGATCATCATTTCTCGAGCCAGCAATTAATTTAGTGAGTTTTGATATTAGCAACAATAGCTTCTCTGGTCAAATACCTTCCTTTATCTGCAGCTACTCTGCAGCCATCAGAGTTCTTGATTTCTCCTCCAATGACTTCGTGGGACAGATTCCCAAAGGATTTGGAAGTTGCTCCAATTTGGTTACTCTGAGAGCAGGATTCAACCATCTTTCAGGATCCATTCCTGATGATATTTATAGTGTGTCAACAGTGCAGGAAATCTTTTTACCTGCCAATAAATTTTCTGGACCCATCCCAGAAAGAATTGTCAACCTTGTCAACCTCAGAATCCTTGCACTCTATGGCAATGAATTGACAGGTTTGATCCCTCAAGATATCGGGAGGCTCAACAGATTGGAGCAGTTGCTCCTCCATATAAACTTTCTAAATGGCACTGTGCCCCCTTCACTGATGGCTTGTACTCGTCTCACTGTGCTCAATTTAAGGGTCAACTTCTTGGAAGGTGAACTCTCAGCTCTTGATTTCTCAAACCTCAGTCGACTCAGCACGATTGACCTTGGGAATAACTTCTTCACTGGAAGCATTCCACAAAGCTTTTTTTCATGCAGATCATTAACTGCAATCCGTCTGGCTACTAACAAGCTGACGGGAGATATCATGCCTGGTGTAATGTCTTTACAATCTCTGTCCTTCCTCTCGGTTTCCAATAACAGCCTAACCAATTTTGCAGGAGCAATAGAAGTCCTTAAGGGTTGTAAGAATCTCACCACACTAATCCTCACAAAAAACTTCTATAATGAAACATTGCCCGATGCCGGAAACTTGATTGGGTCTGAAGATTTTCAAAATCTCCAAATTCTGGGATTGGGTGGTTGTAATTTTACTGGACAGATACCGACATGGCTGGTTAAACTTGGGAAGTTAGAGGTTCTAGACCTTTCTATGAATCAAATCACAGGCAAAATTCCAGGTTGGTTGGGAACTCTACAAAATCTATTTTACATGGATTTGTCTCAAAATCTTCTCTACGGAGGCTTCCCAATAGAACTTACTCAACTGCGAAGACTGGCATCAGAGGGGGCTGCTGATCAGGTAGAAAGAAGTGCTTTAGAGTTGCCTGTTTTTGTTCAGCCAAATAATGCCTCGAATCAGCAATATAATCAACTGTCAAACCTGCCACCAGCTATTTACCTCGGACATAACAGCCTTGACGGCATTATTCCAACTGAGATTGGTCAGCTGAAGTACATCCTTGTTCTTGATCTGAGCAATAACAA is a window from the Nicotiana tomentosiformis unplaced genomic scaffold, ASM39032v3 Un00419, whole genome shotgun sequence genome containing:
- the LOC104107037 gene encoding tyrosine-sulfated glycopeptide receptor 1 gives rise to the protein MITDNKDSRHLQSGLTYHQFRAAMLLTSLHSSSLPHHNSFYLITVTVLVLLISSAATICHASCNQLDRDSLLSFSVAVSSPSPLNWSSSIDCCTWEGVGCDNGGRVISLLLPSRSLFGSIRPSIANLSKLEQLSLSHNRFFGPLPDGFFESFSSLQIIDLSYNRLSGQLPLSDRLPSPIQLLNLSSNHFNGTIRSSFLEPAINLVSFDISNNSFSGQIPSFICSYSAAIRVLDFSSNDFVGQIPKGFGSCSNLVTLRAGFNHLSGSIPDDIYSVSTVQEIFLPANKFSGPIPERIVNLVNLRILALYGNELTGLIPQDIGRLNRLEQLLLHINFLNGTVPPSLMACTRLTVLNLRVNFLEGELSALDFSNLSRLSTIDLGNNFFTGSIPQSFFSCRSLTAIRLATNKLTGDIMPGVMSLQSLSFLSVSNNSLTNFAGAIEVLKGCKNLTTLILTKNFYNETLPDAGNLIGSEDFQNLQILGLGGCNFTGQIPTWLVKLGKLEVLDLSMNQITGKIPGWLGTLQNLFYMDLSQNLLYGGFPIELTQLRRLASEGAADQVERSALELPVFVQPNNASNQQYNQLSNLPPAIYLGHNSLDGIIPTEIGQLKYILVLDLSNNNFSGNIPETISNLTNLEKLDLSGNNLSGEIPSSLKGLHFLSSFSVAHNNLEGPIPTGGQFDTFPVTSFLGNPGLCGQILQHTCTDQSATTQPSAVRKSPKKKIIIGLILGISFGIALTLIVTALWIFSKRRILPRGDAEKNDLDIVSYNSTSGLSAENGKDNSMLVMFPTNKNQIKDLTIFDILKATNNFNQANIIGCGGFGLVYKATLADGTTLAVKKLSGDMGLIEREFRAEVEALSTAQHENLVSLEGYCVHDGCRLLFYSYMENGSLDYWLHEKAEGASLLDWPTRLKIAQGASCGLAYMHQICEPHIVHRDIKSSNILLDEKFKAHVADFGLSRLILPYHTHVTTELVGTLGYIPPEYSQSWIATLRGDVYSFGVVMLELLAGRRPVDMTKPKMSRELVVWVQQMRNEGKQEEIFDPLLRDKGFEEELLKVLDVACMCVNHNPFKRPAITEVVEWLREVGSKREAPK